In Stenotrophomonas sp. ESTM1D_MKCIP4_1, a single genomic region encodes these proteins:
- a CDS encoding YSC84-related protein codes for MRRPIQALLIAASLLSSQAMAGPQEDQRARNAVRVLAEIQEIPEQGIPDKLLDEGRAVIVIPDTIKAGLVIGGRRGHGLMSVRMPNGAWSNPVFIKLTGGSIGFQAGVQSSDVVLVFRNDRSLDNLVNGKFTLGADAGVAAGPVGRNAAAATDGQLKAEIWSWSRARGLFAGVALDGAVLQIDDAANLDAYGSNTTPRMIFEGRAAGAPSMDVVAFRDRLEEATYAARNNRTGNAGTASAPPPPVQAPVQAPTPAPAEATTAPLQNMPQNPPPPQQGFQPVGDGEIRTETLGGN; via the coding sequence ATGCGTCGCCCGATCCAAGCCCTGCTGATCGCCGCCAGCCTGCTGTCCAGCCAGGCCATGGCCGGACCGCAGGAAGACCAGCGCGCCCGCAACGCGGTGCGTGTGCTGGCTGAAATCCAGGAAATCCCCGAACAGGGCATTCCGGACAAGTTGCTCGACGAAGGCCGCGCGGTCATCGTCATTCCCGACACGATCAAAGCAGGTCTGGTCATCGGCGGTCGCCGGGGCCATGGCCTGATGTCGGTGCGCATGCCCAACGGTGCCTGGTCCAACCCGGTGTTCATCAAGCTGACCGGTGGCAGCATCGGCTTCCAGGCCGGCGTGCAGTCCTCCGATGTGGTGCTGGTGTTCCGCAATGACCGCAGCCTGGACAACCTCGTCAATGGCAAGTTCACCCTGGGCGCCGATGCGGGCGTGGCTGCCGGTCCGGTGGGCCGCAATGCCGCCGCCGCCACCGATGGCCAGCTGAAGGCTGAGATCTGGTCGTGGTCGCGTGCCCGTGGCCTGTTTGCCGGTGTGGCGCTGGATGGCGCGGTGCTGCAGATCGACGATGCCGCCAACCTGGACGCCTACGGCAGCAACACCACCCCGCGGATGATCTTTGAAGGCCGCGCTGCCGGTGCCCCGTCGATGGACGTGGTGGCCTTCCGCGACCGCCTGGAAGAAGCCACCTACGCTGCGCGCAACAACCGCACCGGCAACGCTGGCACCGCCAGCGCCCCGCCGCCGCCGGTCCAGGCGCCTGTTCAGGCACCGACCCCGGCGCCGGCCGAAGCGACCACCGCGCCCCTGCAGAACATGCCGCAGAACCCGCCGCCGCCGCAGCAGGGCTTCCAGCCGGTCGGTGACGGTGAGATCCGCACCGAGACGCTGGGCGGCAACTGA
- the hemH gene encoding ferrochelatase, whose translation MLDAPDTAVLAVNLGTPETPTAPAVRRYLAEFLSDPRVVSIPALLWQPLLRGLILPLRSGRSAAKYAQVWLPEGSPLMVHTRRLAEAMQALLPTLRVRHAMRYGTPALTAELDRLAAEGVRRIVVLPLYPQYSTTTTASIEDRVDDWQHRHPGITISLVQDYSVDPDWVAAVAGSIQRYWQQHGRGQKLVFSFHGIPQRLADAGDPYPHRCEASAQAIANALGLAADEWQLGYQSRFGRERWLQPYAEPSLWALAEAGVKQIDVVCPGFATDCLETLEEVAMGFTETLAERGATMRYIPCLNSEPGHARALARLAVASLA comes from the coding sequence ATGCTCGACGCACCCGATACCGCCGTGCTGGCGGTCAACCTAGGCACGCCCGAGACGCCGACGGCACCCGCCGTACGTCGTTACCTGGCTGAATTCCTGTCCGATCCCCGCGTGGTCTCGATTCCGGCGCTGCTCTGGCAGCCGCTGCTGCGCGGGCTCATCCTGCCGCTGCGCAGCGGCCGTTCGGCGGCCAAGTACGCCCAGGTGTGGCTGCCGGAAGGCTCGCCGCTGATGGTGCACACCCGGCGCCTGGCCGAGGCCATGCAGGCGTTGCTGCCCACCCTGCGGGTTCGCCACGCCATGCGCTACGGCACGCCCGCGCTGACCGCCGAACTCGACCGCCTGGCGGCCGAGGGCGTGCGCCGCATCGTGGTGCTGCCGCTGTACCCGCAGTATTCGACCACCACCACCGCGTCGATCGAAGACCGCGTCGATGACTGGCAGCACCGCCATCCCGGCATCACCATCAGCCTGGTGCAGGATTACTCGGTCGACCCGGACTGGGTCGCCGCCGTGGCCGGCTCCATCCAGCGTTACTGGCAGCAGCACGGCCGCGGCCAGAAGCTGGTGTTCTCCTTCCACGGCATTCCGCAGCGCCTGGCCGATGCAGGCGACCCGTACCCGCACCGCTGCGAAGCCAGCGCGCAGGCCATCGCCAACGCATTGGGTCTGGCCGCCGACGAGTGGCAGCTCGGCTACCAGTCGCGTTTCGGCCGTGAGCGCTGGCTGCAGCCCTACGCCGAACCCAGCCTGTGGGCGCTGGCCGAAGCAGGCGTGAAGCAGATCGACGTGGTCTGTCCGGGCTTTGCCACCGATTGCCTGGAAACGCTGGAAGAAGTGGCGATGGGCTTCACCGAAACGCTGGCCGAACGCGGCGCGACGATGCGTTACATCCCCTGCTTGAATTCAGAACCCGGGCACGCGCGGGCGCTGGCCCGTCTGGCCGTGGCATCGCTGGCATGA
- a CDS encoding alpha/beta hydrolase → MSLQPFAMDIAGTRVSGLRGGSTDGTRVLALHGWLDNAASFVPLAPHLQGVELVAIDLPGHGHSAHLPAGAVYTTPAAITHVLDVADALGWDRFTLMGHSMGAGIASLTAAVSDRVERLIAIEALGGLRGPEEETADRLRDHVNASRALARKQLRVFPELAAPIRARMMANQLSEGCARLLVERGVEPVEGGYRWCSDPRLMLPTAIRLSEGQIDNLLQAIACPTQVIYATPAQSYYPEPGRSQRLQHLRDGRLAVFPGNHHLHMEHPAQIAEVINRFLAG, encoded by the coding sequence ATGAGCCTGCAGCCATTCGCGATGGACATCGCCGGTACGCGCGTGTCCGGCCTGCGCGGCGGCAGCACCGACGGCACCCGCGTACTCGCCCTGCATGGCTGGCTCGACAATGCCGCCAGCTTCGTGCCGCTGGCGCCGCACCTGCAGGGTGTGGAACTGGTGGCCATCGACCTGCCTGGCCATGGCCACAGCGCGCACCTGCCTGCGGGTGCGGTCTACACCACGCCAGCCGCCATCACCCATGTGCTGGATGTCGCCGACGCGCTGGGTTGGGACCGCTTCACCCTGATGGGCCATTCGATGGGCGCCGGCATCGCCAGCCTCACCGCAGCTGTCAGTGATCGCGTCGAACGGCTGATCGCCATCGAAGCGCTGGGCGGCCTGCGCGGGCCCGAAGAAGAAACCGCCGATCGCCTGCGCGATCACGTGAATGCCAGCCGCGCCTTGGCGCGCAAGCAGCTGCGCGTGTTCCCGGAACTCGCAGCACCCATCCGCGCACGGATGATGGCCAACCAGCTCAGTGAGGGCTGCGCCCGCCTGCTGGTCGAACGCGGCGTGGAGCCGGTGGAAGGCGGCTACCGCTGGTGCAGCGATCCGCGCCTGATGCTGCCCACGGCCATCCGCCTCAGCGAGGGCCAGATCGACAACCTGCTGCAGGCCATCGCCTGCCCCACCCAGGTGATCTACGCCACGCCGGCACAGTCCTACTATCCGGAGCCCGGCCGCAGCCAGCGGCTGCAGCACCTGCGCGACGGGCGCCTGGCCGTGTTTCCCGGCAACCACCACCTGCACATGGAACATCCGGCGCAGATCGCCGAAGTGATCAACCGCTTCCTCGCCGGCTGA
- a CDS encoding methyl-accepting chemotaxis protein, producing MSVASPRPPDQGRRPYLQQLARRGDRRLLVGSVAMALLGLGLVLNGQRDLVALLAVTAVLPAAWLAGPQAGSRLARNGLAVIIATQLGLLCHLGGVSPALPIALLLAVLLGHRDRLPLWLAGTVGVIALLLPLLQGAAILPGLLHAAALGGLALVLGQTAARLRQQGEALGHGPQRLAALARDIATGADLTAHSNAQDYAAGSLAHALADTARHVQAQRGRQAQAHAENAQIRQALDVSRTAMMIADNEHVIRYVNRSVVALLRNQQATLRQAFPDFDAERLVGTSIHRFHANPDRIRTLLNGLQVTHNGKIQIGAVHFAQVVTPVFDAQGNRLGFAVEWHDRTHELTLENAVAGIVAAAAAGDLEQRLQASEGASFLHGLTAGINQLMATVGGTVEEVRQMLAALARGELDQRMQGQYQGAFAAIQRDANATATQLARMVGRIQHSAGAIRSAAREIATGNDALSERSERQAAHLQETAASMEELTSTVRLNAHHARQASDLAATTQDAAHEGNQAMQRVVHTMQAIEAASRRIGDISGVIDGIAFQTNILALNAAVEAARAGEQGRGFAVVASEVRVLAQRSAAAAQEIKTLIDTAGREVGEGAQQVADAGQRMEGIVGGVQRVSALMHEISTASQAQSSGIEQINQTVVQMDQATQQNAALVEEATAAARELQAQAGTLSEAVAVFRQQEAQDVALA from the coding sequence ATGTCCGTCGCATCCCCTCGTCCCCCCGATCAGGGCCGCCGCCCCTATCTGCAGCAGCTCGCACGACGCGGTGACCGCCGCCTGCTGGTCGGCAGCGTTGCCATGGCGCTGCTCGGGCTGGGCCTTGTATTGAATGGCCAGCGCGATCTGGTCGCCCTGCTGGCAGTGACTGCGGTGCTGCCCGCCGCGTGGCTGGCTGGCCCGCAGGCAGGTAGCCGCCTGGCCCGCAATGGCCTGGCGGTGATCATCGCCACCCAGCTTGGCCTGCTCTGCCACCTCGGGGGTGTCAGCCCCGCGTTGCCGATCGCCCTGCTGCTTGCGGTTCTGCTGGGCCATCGCGACCGCCTGCCACTGTGGCTGGCGGGTACGGTCGGGGTGATCGCCCTGCTGCTGCCGCTCCTGCAGGGCGCCGCGATACTGCCTGGCCTGCTGCACGCCGCTGCGTTGGGTGGTCTGGCCCTCGTGCTCGGCCAGACTGCGGCGCGCCTGCGCCAGCAGGGCGAGGCGCTGGGCCATGGCCCGCAGCGACTGGCCGCACTGGCGCGGGATATTGCCACCGGAGCCGACCTGACCGCACACAGCAACGCGCAGGATTACGCCGCCGGTTCCCTGGCCCATGCACTGGCCGACACGGCCCGCCACGTGCAGGCACAGCGTGGCCGGCAGGCACAGGCACATGCCGAGAACGCGCAGATCCGTCAGGCGCTGGATGTCTCGCGCACGGCCATGATGATCGCCGACAACGAGCACGTGATCCGTTACGTAAACCGATCGGTCGTCGCCCTGCTGCGCAACCAGCAAGCCACGCTGCGCCAGGCCTTCCCGGATTTCGATGCCGAACGGCTGGTGGGCACCAGCATCCATCGTTTCCACGCCAATCCGGACCGCATCCGCACCCTCCTCAACGGCCTGCAGGTCACCCACAACGGCAAGATCCAGATCGGCGCGGTGCACTTTGCCCAGGTGGTCACCCCGGTGTTCGATGCACAGGGCAACCGGCTCGGCTTTGCCGTGGAGTGGCACGACCGCACGCATGAACTGACACTGGAGAACGCCGTCGCCGGCATCGTCGCGGCGGCAGCGGCGGGCGATCTCGAGCAGCGGCTCCAGGCCAGCGAGGGTGCAAGCTTCCTGCACGGCCTCACGGCGGGCATCAACCAGCTGATGGCAACCGTCGGCGGTACCGTCGAAGAGGTACGACAGATGCTGGCCGCACTGGCCCGCGGTGAGCTCGACCAGCGCATGCAGGGTCAGTACCAGGGCGCGTTCGCCGCGATCCAGCGCGATGCCAACGCCACCGCCACCCAGCTGGCCCGCATGGTCGGTCGCATCCAGCACAGTGCCGGCGCGATCCGCAGCGCCGCCCGCGAGATCGCCACCGGCAACGACGCACTGTCCGAGCGCAGCGAGCGCCAGGCCGCGCACCTGCAGGAGACGGCCGCCTCGATGGAGGAGCTGACGTCCACCGTGCGCCTGAACGCCCACCATGCGCGCCAAGCCAGCGATCTGGCCGCCACCACGCAGGATGCCGCCCATGAGGGCAACCAGGCGATGCAACGGGTGGTCCACACCATGCAGGCGATCGAAGCGGCGTCGCGTCGCATCGGCGACATCAGCGGCGTGATCGACGGCATTGCCTTCCAGACCAACATCCTGGCCCTGAACGCCGCCGTTGAAGCCGCCCGCGCGGGCGAACAGGGGCGCGGCTTTGCGGTGGTGGCCAGTGAGGTGCGCGTACTCGCCCAGCGCTCAGCGGCAGCCGCGCAGGAGATCAAGACGCTGATCGACACCGCTGGCCGCGAAGTCGGCGAGGGTGCACAACAGGTGGCCGATGCTGGCCAGCGCATGGAGGGTATTGTCGGTGGCGTGCAGCGCGTCAGCGCCCTGATGCACGAGATCTCCACCGCCTCGCAGGCGCAATCCAGTGGCATCGAGCAGATCAACCAGACCGTGGTGCAGATGGACCAGGCCACGCAGCAGAACGCGGCGCTGGTGGAGGAAGCCACCGCCGCCGCACGTGAACTGCAGGCGCAGGCAGGGACGTTGAGTGAAGCGGTAGCGGTGTTCCGCCAACAGGAAGCGCAGGACGTAGCGCTGGCTTGA
- a CDS encoding benzoate/H(+) symporter BenE family transporter has protein sequence MGAQVQRAWWRDLSVPAIVAGFITVLVGFASSAVIVFQAAQAVGADQAQIASWMWALGLGMGVTCIGLSLRYRVPVVTAWSTPGAAMLVVGAGGASLSEATGAFLLAAVLGMLAGFSGIFARLMQRVPMALAAGMLAGVLLRFGLDVFVAMNTQMLLALAMFATWLAGRRLFPRYAVIATLLVGIIIAASRGLLHAQDLHLQLAAPHWVTPSLSWQAVAGIALPLFVVTMASQNIPGVAVMRASGYSAPISPVIGWIGVVNTLLAPFGAYALNLAAITAAICMGRDAHEDPARRYTAAMAAGAFYILIGLFGATVAALFAAFPKELVACVAGIALFGTIGNSLASALAVERDREAALVTFLVTASGVSLAGIGSAFWGLVAGTLCLLVLRPRASG, from the coding sequence ATGGGTGCGCAGGTTCAACGCGCGTGGTGGCGCGATCTTTCTGTACCGGCCATCGTCGCCGGCTTCATTACCGTACTGGTGGGCTTCGCCAGTTCTGCGGTGATCGTGTTCCAGGCTGCACAGGCCGTTGGCGCTGACCAGGCGCAGATCGCTTCGTGGATGTGGGCGCTCGGACTGGGCATGGGGGTGACCTGTATCGGCCTGTCGCTGCGCTACCGCGTGCCTGTGGTCACCGCATGGTCGACGCCCGGTGCGGCAATGCTGGTGGTCGGTGCCGGTGGCGCCTCCCTGTCTGAAGCCACCGGTGCGTTCCTGCTCGCTGCGGTGCTGGGCATGCTGGCCGGCTTCTCGGGCATCTTCGCCCGTCTGATGCAGCGGGTGCCGATGGCACTGGCAGCGGGCATGCTGGCCGGCGTGCTGCTGCGCTTCGGCCTGGATGTGTTCGTAGCGATGAACACCCAGATGCTGCTCGCCCTGGCCATGTTCGCCACCTGGCTGGCCGGCCGCCGCCTGTTCCCGCGCTATGCGGTGATCGCAACCCTGCTGGTCGGCATCATCATCGCGGCCAGCCGTGGCCTGCTGCACGCCCAGGACCTGCACCTGCAGTTGGCTGCCCCGCATTGGGTCACGCCTTCGCTGTCCTGGCAGGCCGTGGCCGGCATCGCCCTGCCGCTGTTCGTGGTCACCATGGCATCGCAGAACATCCCCGGAGTGGCTGTCATGCGCGCGTCCGGCTACAGCGCTCCCATTTCGCCGGTGATCGGCTGGATCGGCGTGGTCAATACGCTGCTGGCGCCCTTCGGCGCCTATGCGTTGAACCTGGCGGCGATCACCGCGGCGATCTGCATGGGCCGCGATGCCCATGAGGATCCCGCACGCCGCTATACCGCCGCCATGGCCGCCGGTGCGTTCTACATCCTGATCGGCCTGTTCGGGGCGACGGTGGCGGCATTGTTCGCAGCCTTCCCCAAGGAACTGGTCGCCTGCGTGGCCGGCATCGCCCTGTTCGGCACAATCGGCAACAGCCTCGCCAGCGCCCTGGCCGTGGAGCGCGACCGCGAAGCCGCGCTGGTCACCTTCCTGGTGACCGCTTCCGGGGTGTCGCTGGCCGGCATCGGCTCGGCATTCTGGGGCCTGGTGGCCGGCACGCTGTGCCTGCTGGTCCTGCGGCCGCGTGCATCGGGCTGA
- a CDS encoding GYF domain-containing protein, protein MEKARWHYVDGARSKGPYSLAELHHLQAQGRVTAQTLVWCEGMPGWQPLDTVGVGAPPTTAGFDTAPHDPYRAPGASAGPHPAASAADRLPGEMAPYAAFVGKRFSTYRKRWRLDFGGANAASTWHWPGFLFGVVWLMYRRMYGIAAVWYGVMIALTVLEKVAGLPEVVTLFVSVGLSITAGACGNAWYLSHCQRNIAEVRRLRGYDEPRRLRVLAERGGTSVGSALAALGIALAMSVLGLLMAA, encoded by the coding sequence ATGGAGAAGGCACGCTGGCATTACGTCGATGGCGCAAGGAGCAAGGGGCCCTACAGCCTGGCGGAGCTGCACCATCTGCAGGCGCAGGGCAGGGTCACCGCCCAGACGCTGGTGTGGTGCGAGGGCATGCCAGGCTGGCAGCCGCTGGACACTGTTGGCGTGGGCGCGCCCCCGACGACCGCAGGTTTCGATACAGCGCCGCACGATCCCTACCGCGCACCCGGAGCGAGCGCGGGTCCACACCCAGCAGCAAGCGCGGCTGATCGCCTGCCAGGTGAGATGGCGCCCTATGCCGCCTTTGTCGGCAAGCGTTTCTCCACCTATCGCAAGCGCTGGCGCTTGGACTTCGGTGGTGCCAACGCCGCCAGCACGTGGCACTGGCCGGGTTTCCTCTTCGGTGTCGTCTGGCTCATGTACCGCAGGATGTACGGTATTGCTGCCGTCTGGTATGGCGTGATGATCGCGCTGACGGTGCTCGAGAAGGTGGCGGGCCTGCCCGAGGTGGTCACGTTGTTCGTCTCCGTGGGGCTCTCCATCACGGCCGGTGCCTGCGGCAACGCCTGGTACCTGTCCCACTGCCAGCGCAACATCGCCGAGGTGCGCCGCCTGCGCGGTTACGACGAACCACGGCGGCTGCGCGTGCTGGCGGAACGCGGCGGCACCAGCGTGGGTTCCGCGCTCGCCGCCCTCGGTATAGCCTTGGCCATGAGCGTACTGGGTCTACTCATGGCGGCCTGA
- a CDS encoding lytic murein transglycosylase — protein MPAADPVFARCMTQLQATAARQGVAADRFTAITAGLQPDPSVLPLLDAQPEFTTPIWDYLAALVDRPRVDDGRAMLQQHRDLLQRVSAQYGVDPATIVAVWGVESDYGRVFGKRPLLQSLATLSCVGRRQPFFRGELLALIRLIEQGDLQAQGLTGSWAGAFGHTQFMPSTYARIAVDGDGDGRRDLVGSIPDALASTANYLKRAGWRSGEPWGMEVRVPEGFKTSLAGRTQRRALADWRALGVTGLDGSALAAQGLPADARAALLLPAGSKGPALLVFRNYDAIYSYNAAESYALAIATLADRLRGGSGLATPWPTDDPGLGRDERRQLQTVLLARGHAIGSADGMIGTASRRAIQAEQRRLGWPNADGRPGQRILRTLQSEPRTPALPTRFSLPANYSAVQSPAIRSRSTVQQIQGVSSGQFQGLDAWLVETPEATAAISVFGGQLLSFVPKGQPDVMWLSPKRAELPTPIRGGSPVCWPYFGRQGQGNDVPAHGFVRTLPWELQQARRLDDGSIELTLAPPALQDLGLRLAMTVRVGRELRQQLLTENTGQAPATFTQALHNYFRVGDATRVEVDGLDGVTYQDKYENYAQTRRQQGPWSLNDPRDPGRSDRIYSPAGGRYVLRDPVLKRRIELRTEGSRALVAWNPGADAAAKMADVGAGWRDYVCLEAANAGPDVVTVAPGGRHVLVQTLSVSPL, from the coding sequence ATGCCCGCCGCTGATCCGGTGTTCGCCCGCTGCATGACCCAGCTGCAGGCCACGGCCGCCAGGCAGGGTGTGGCCGCGGATCGCTTCACTGCGATCACGGCCGGCCTGCAGCCCGACCCCAGCGTGCTGCCACTGCTGGACGCACAGCCGGAGTTCACCACGCCCATCTGGGATTACCTCGCCGCGCTGGTCGACCGCCCGCGCGTGGATGACGGACGCGCGATGCTGCAGCAGCATCGCGACCTGCTGCAGCGCGTATCGGCGCAGTATGGCGTCGATCCGGCCACCATCGTCGCCGTATGGGGCGTGGAGAGCGACTACGGGCGTGTGTTCGGCAAGCGCCCGCTGCTGCAGTCGCTGGCCACGCTGTCCTGTGTCGGCCGGCGCCAGCCCTTTTTCCGTGGCGAACTACTGGCGCTCATCAGACTGATCGAGCAGGGCGACCTGCAGGCGCAGGGGCTCACCGGTTCCTGGGCCGGTGCCTTCGGCCATACCCAGTTCATGCCCAGCACGTATGCGCGCATCGCTGTCGACGGCGACGGTGATGGCCGCCGCGATCTGGTCGGCAGCATTCCCGATGCGCTGGCCTCCACCGCCAACTATCTCAAGCGCGCCGGTTGGCGCAGCGGCGAACCGTGGGGCATGGAGGTGCGTGTGCCCGAGGGCTTCAAGACCAGCCTGGCCGGGCGCACCCAGCGTCGTGCGCTGGCCGACTGGCGCGCGCTGGGCGTCACCGGTCTGGATGGCAGCGCCCTTGCAGCGCAGGGCCTGCCAGCCGACGCCCGCGCAGCGCTGCTGCTGCCCGCCGGCAGCAAGGGGCCTGCACTGCTGGTGTTCCGCAACTACGATGCGATCTACAGCTACAACGCCGCCGAAAGCTACGCGCTGGCCATTGCCACCCTGGCCGACCGGCTGCGCGGTGGCAGCGGGCTGGCCACGCCCTGGCCCACCGATGACCCGGGCCTTGGCCGTGACGAGCGCCGCCAGCTGCAGACCGTGCTGCTGGCGCGTGGTCACGCCATCGGTAGTGCTGATGGCATGATCGGGACCGCCAGCCGCCGCGCCATCCAGGCCGAACAGCGTCGCCTGGGCTGGCCCAACGCCGATGGCCGCCCCGGCCAGCGCATCCTGCGCACCCTGCAGAGCGAGCCGCGCACGCCAGCGTTGCCTACCCGTTTCAGCCTTCCCGCCAACTACAGTGCCGTGCAGTCGCCGGCCATACGGAGTCGATCCACCGTGCAACAGATCCAGGGTGTCAGCAGCGGCCAGTTCCAGGGACTCGATGCCTGGCTGGTGGAAACCCCCGAGGCCACCGCCGCCATCAGCGTGTTCGGCGGCCAGTTGCTGTCCTTCGTGCCCAAGGGCCAGCCCGACGTGATGTGGCTTTCGCCCAAACGGGCCGAACTGCCGACCCCGATCCGTGGAGGCAGCCCGGTGTGCTGGCCGTACTTCGGCCGCCAGGGCCAGGGCAATGACGTGCCGGCGCACGGCTTCGTCCGCACCCTGCCGTGGGAACTGCAGCAGGCGCGCCGGCTGGACGACGGCAGCATCGAGCTGACCCTCGCACCGCCGGCGCTGCAGGATCTCGGCCTGCGCTTGGCGATGACCGTGCGGGTGGGTCGCGAGTTGCGCCAGCAGCTGCTCACCGAGAACACCGGCCAGGCACCGGCCACCTTCACCCAGGCTCTCCACAACTACTTCCGCGTGGGTGACGCCACCCGGGTCGAGGTCGATGGCCTGGATGGCGTGACTTACCAGGACAAGTACGAGAACTACGCCCAGACCCGTCGCCAGCAGGGCCCGTGGTCGTTGAACGACCCGCGCGATCCGGGGCGCAGCGACCGCATCTACAGCCCGGCCGGCGGCCGCTACGTGCTGCGCGACCCGGTGCTGAAGCGCCGCATCGAGCTGCGAACCGAGGGCAGCCGCGCGCTGGTGGCATGGAACCCCGGTGCCGACGCCGCGGCGAAGATGGCCGACGTCGGTGCAGGCTGGCGCGATTACGTCTGCCTGGAAGCGGCCAACGCAGGCCCCGATGTGGTGACCGTGGCCCCGGGTGGCCGCCATGTGCTGGTGCAGACGCTGTCGGTATCACCCCTGTAG
- the egtD gene encoding L-histidine N(alpha)-methyltransferase yields MSTVQDALQALTDLTPGRQQIMADTIAGLSRAARQLPSKYFYDARGSRLFEQITHTPEYYPTRTELALLDRVLPEIASAVGAHAHVVELGSGSGRKTARLLAALHDPVAYTPIEISRAALLSSIDHLAPALPQVQMLPVCADFTRPVQVPAPDRPAARRLLFFPGSTLGNFASEDAVALLRAMRQTMGERGLALVGIDLHKDPALIEAAYNDADGITAAFTLNLLARLNRDVGSDFDLDGFRHQARYSTARLRIETDLVSQREQDVHLDGQTFHFQAGEPIRVEYSHKYTEASFNHLLQQAGLETVAHWDAADPAYGLRLLRAAAPHL; encoded by the coding sequence ATGAGTACCGTACAGGATGCGCTGCAGGCGCTGACCGACCTCACACCCGGCCGCCAGCAGATCATGGCCGACACCATCGCCGGCCTTTCACGCGCGGCGCGCCAGCTGCCGTCCAAGTATTTCTACGATGCGCGTGGCTCGCGGCTGTTCGAGCAGATCACCCATACCCCCGAGTACTACCCCACGCGCACCGAACTGGCCCTGCTCGACCGCGTACTGCCGGAGATCGCCAGCGCCGTCGGCGCCCATGCCCACGTGGTCGAGCTGGGCAGTGGCAGCGGACGCAAGACCGCGCGCCTGCTGGCCGCGCTGCACGATCCGGTGGCCTATACCCCCATCGAGATCTCCCGTGCGGCGCTGCTTTCCAGCATCGATCACCTGGCCCCGGCCTTGCCGCAGGTGCAGATGCTTCCGGTCTGTGCCGACTTCACCCGCCCGGTGCAGGTACCTGCGCCGGACCGTCCCGCCGCGCGGCGCCTGCTGTTCTTCCCCGGCTCCACCCTGGGCAATTTCGCCAGCGAGGACGCGGTCGCGCTGCTGCGTGCCATGCGCCAGACGATGGGCGAGAGGGGGCTGGCCCTGGTCGGTATCGATCTGCACAAGGACCCGGCGCTCATCGAGGCCGCCTACAACGACGCCGACGGCATCACCGCTGCCTTTACCCTCAACCTGCTGGCCCGCCTCAACCGCGATGTCGGCAGTGATTTCGACCTGGATGGCTTCCGCCACCAGGCGCGTTACAGCACCGCGCGGCTGCGCATCGAAACCGACCTGGTCAGCCAGCGCGAACAGGATGTGCATCTGGATGGGCAGACCTTCCACTTCCAGGCCGGCGAACCCATCCGGGTCGAATACAGCCACAAGTACACCGAGGCCAGCTTCAACCATCTGCTGCAGCAGGCCGGTCTGGAAACCGTCGCCCACTGGGACGCGGCCGACCCCGCCTACGGCCTGCGCCTGCTGCGCGCCGCCGCTCCGCATCTGTAG